The Pantoea trifolii nucleotide sequence ACTTTCATTTTTACTCTCCGTAACTTCTCAAGCACCCGAATTAACGGCCGTAGCCTTTCAGGTTAGCTTTCTTCAATGCAGACTCATACTGACTTGACATCATCAGAGTTTGCACTTGAGCCATAAAGTCCATGATGACGACCACTACAATGAGCAGCGATGTGCCGCCAAAGTAGAATGGAACTTTCATAGCATCACGCATGAACTCCGGGATCAGGCAGATAAAAGTAATATACAGTGCGCCGATTAAGGTCAGACGTGTCATTACTTTATCGATGTACTTCGCCGTTTGCTCTCCCGGACGAATTCCCGGTACGAATGCACCAGACTTCTTCAGGTTATCTGCTGTTTCACGTGGGTTGAAGACCAACGCCGTGTAGAAGAAACAGAAGAAGATGATTGCAGTCGCATAGAGTAGCACATAAAGCGGCTGTCCTGGTTGCAAATACAGCGAAATTGTTGTCAGCCAGTTCCAACCGGTACCGCCCCCGAACCATGATGCTATAGTCGCCGGGAACAGAATAATGCTGGAAGCAAAAATAGCTGGGATTACGCCCGCCATGTTCACTTTCAACGGTAAATGTGTGCTCTGTGCAGCATATACACGACGACCTTGCTGACGTTTAGCGTAGTTGACCACAATGCGGCGCTGGCCACGCTCAACGAAAATAACAAAGAACGTCACTGCAAATACTAGAACTGCAACCAACAGCAACAGAAGGAAGTGCAGGTCACCTTGCCGCGCTTGCTCGATGGTATGGCCAATGGCCGGCGGGAGGCCCGCAACAATACCTGCGAAGATAATGATCGAGATACCGTTACCGATACCTCGCTCAGTAATCTGTTCGCCCAGCCACATCAGGAACATTGTCCCGGTAACCAGACTTACAACAGCGGTAAAGTAGAATGCAAAGCCTGGATTCATTACCAGCCCCTGCATTCCAGGCATATTCGGTAAACCGGTAGCAATACCGATCGACTGGAATACAGCCAGAACCAGTGTGCCGTAGCGAGTGTACTGGCTAATCTTACGACGACCAGCTTCACCCTCTTTCTTAATCTCAGCTAACGCTGGATGAACCACCGTTAACAGCTGGATAATAATAGAGGCCGAAATATACGGCATAATACCCAGCGCGAAGATTGAGGCACGACTAAGAGCACCACCAGAGAACATGTTGAACATTTCAATGATGGTGCCACGCTGTTGCTCAAGCAGTTTGGCAAGTACAGTGGCATCGATACCGGGGATTGGAATAAAAGAGCCAATTCGGAAGACAATGAGTGCACCGATTACAAACAACAGTCTGCGCTTCAGTTCACCAAAGCCACCTTTGGCACTTTGAAAATCTAATCCCGGTTGCTTTGCCATCTGCTACTTATTCCTCGATTTTACCGCCAGCAGCTTCGATTGCAGCACGAGCACCTTTGGTGACACGCAGACCGCGAACCGTTACCGGTGCAGAAACTTCACCAGAAAGAATCACTTTCGCGAATTCAATCTGAACACCGATAATATTGGCCGCTTTCAGCGTATTCAGGTCAACAATACCGCCTTCAACTTTCGCCAGATCAGACAGACGAACTTCTGTCGTGATCATTGCTTTGCGAGAGGTGAAACCGAATTTCGGCAGACGACGATACAGAGGCATCTGACCACCCTCGAAACCGCGACGTACGCCACCGCCAGAACGAGAGTTCTGACCTTTGTGACCACGACCACCAGTTTTACCGAGGCCAGAACCGATACCACGACCCAGACGCTTAGAAGCGTGTTTAGACCCTTCGGCCGGAGACAGAGTGTTTAAACGCATCTCTTACTCCTCCACTTTCAGCATGTAGGAAATCGCGTTAATCATACCGCGTACAGCAGGCGTATCTTCACGCTCAACGGTGTGATTGATGCGACGCAGACCCAAGCCAACCAGAGTCGCTTTGTGCTTAGGCAGGCGGCCGATTGAACTGCGGGTTTGTGTAATTTTAATTGTCTTAGCCATCGTGATTACCCCAGAATTTCTTCAACGGATTTACCACGCTTGGCAGCGACCATTTCCGGAGAATTCATATTGCCCAGGCCATCGATAGTTGCACGAACCACGTTAATCGGGTTGGTAGAACCATACGCTTTAGCCAGAACGTTATGTACTCCAGCAACTTCTAAAACAGCGCGCATTGCACCGCCGGCGATGATACCGGTACCTTCAGAAGCTGGCTGCATGAACACACGAGAACCTGTGTGAGCACCTTTAACAGGGTGCTGCAGGGTGCCGTGAGTCAGCGCGACGTTAATCATATTGCGACGGGCTTTCTCCATCGCTTTCTGGATCGCTGCTGGAACTTCACGCGCTTTACCGTAACCAAAACCAACGCGGCCGTTACCATCACCCACTACAGTCAGTGCGGTGAAGGAGAAAATACGACCACCTTTTACAGTTTTAGATACACGGTTTACCGCGATCAGTTTTTCCTGCAGTTCGCCAGCTTGTTTCTCGATGTTTGACATCTTAGACCTCTACCTTAGAACTGAAGGCCAGCTTCACGGGCAGCATCTGCCAGTGCCTGGACACGACCATGATATTGGAACCCGGAACGGTCGAAAGAGACATTAGTAATGCCTTTCTCAACAGCGCGCTCAGCCAG carries:
- the rpmD gene encoding 50S ribosomal protein L30, whose product is MAKTIKITQTRSSIGRLPKHKATLVGLGLRRINHTVEREDTPAVRGMINAISYMLKVEE
- the rplO gene encoding 50S ribosomal protein L15, producing MRLNTLSPAEGSKHASKRLGRGIGSGLGKTGGRGHKGQNSRSGGGVRRGFEGGQMPLYRRLPKFGFTSRKAMITTEVRLSDLAKVEGGIVDLNTLKAANIIGVQIEFAKVILSGEVSAPVTVRGLRVTKGARAAIEAAGGKIEE
- the rpsE gene encoding 30S ribosomal protein S5, producing MSNIEKQAGELQEKLIAVNRVSKTVKGGRIFSFTALTVVGDGNGRVGFGYGKAREVPAAIQKAMEKARRNMINVALTHGTLQHPVKGAHTGSRVFMQPASEGTGIIAGGAMRAVLEVAGVHNVLAKAYGSTNPINVVRATIDGLGNMNSPEMVAAKRGKSVEEILG
- the secY gene encoding preprotein translocase subunit SecY, with protein sequence MAKQPGLDFQSAKGGFGELKRRLLFVIGALIVFRIGSFIPIPGIDATVLAKLLEQQRGTIIEMFNMFSGGALSRASIFALGIMPYISASIIIQLLTVVHPALAEIKKEGEAGRRKISQYTRYGTLVLAVFQSIGIATGLPNMPGMQGLVMNPGFAFYFTAVVSLVTGTMFLMWLGEQITERGIGNGISIIIFAGIVAGLPPAIGHTIEQARQGDLHFLLLLLVAVLVFAVTFFVIFVERGQRRIVVNYAKRQQGRRVYAAQSTHLPLKVNMAGVIPAIFASSIILFPATIASWFGGGTGWNWLTTISLYLQPGQPLYVLLYATAIIFFCFFYTALVFNPRETADNLKKSGAFVPGIRPGEQTAKYIDKVMTRLTLIGALYITFICLIPEFMRDAMKVPFYFGGTSLLIVVVVIMDFMAQVQTLMMSSQYESALKKANLKGYGR